The proteins below come from a single Bryobacter aggregatus MPL3 genomic window:
- a CDS encoding (2Fe-2S)-binding protein, protein MALKLTVNGKVNTVDVPSDMPLLWVLRDVLNLKGAKYGCGAGQCGACTVLMGSNAVRSCITPVSVAARQPITTIEGLSATGTHALQVAWQAIDVPQCGYCQAGQIMSAAALLTKTPKPTDADIDTAMSGNACRCGTYIRIRSAIHQAAASLAKPGAAGNTSSGNQE, encoded by the coding sequence ATGGCTCTGAAGCTGACGGTAAACGGGAAGGTCAACACGGTTGACGTCCCCTCCGACATGCCCTTGTTATGGGTATTGCGGGATGTATTGAATCTGAAAGGCGCCAAGTACGGCTGTGGCGCCGGACAATGCGGTGCTTGCACGGTACTGATGGGGAGCAATGCCGTTCGCTCTTGCATCACCCCAGTCTCTGTTGCCGCACGCCAACCCATCACCACCATCGAAGGCCTCTCCGCAACCGGCACCCATGCGTTGCAAGTGGCATGGCAGGCAATCGACGTTCCTCAGTGCGGCTATTGCCAGGCCGGACAGATCATGTCCGCCGCAGCCCTGCTGACCAAGACGCCCAAACCGACCGACGCAGACATCGATACCGCCATGAGCGGCAATGCCTGCCGTTGCGGCACCTACATCCGCATTCGCTCGGCGATCCATCAGGCCGCGGCTAGCCTCGCCAAGCCTGGTGCGGCCGGCAACACGTCCAGTGGGAACCAGGAATAG
- a CDS encoding DsbA family protein: MPLIEAVTAQDHTQGADDAPVTLIEYGDFECPHCGAAYPVVKLLQKQFGGMLRFVFRNFPLTQIHPHAETAAETAEFAATVGKYWKIHDAIFENQSRLSLDLLLSLASKYEINTDALSEALQDGSFRARVKHDFMSGVHSGVNGTPTFFINGSRYTGPISFEGLSEAIEAASQAGRP; encoded by the coding sequence ATGCCACTCATCGAAGCAGTGACAGCGCAAGACCACACTCAGGGCGCCGACGATGCGCCTGTGACGCTGATCGAGTATGGGGATTTCGAGTGTCCGCACTGCGGTGCGGCCTACCCGGTGGTGAAACTGCTCCAGAAGCAGTTTGGCGGGATGCTGCGATTCGTCTTTCGGAACTTTCCGCTCACCCAGATTCACCCCCATGCCGAAACGGCGGCAGAAACCGCCGAATTTGCCGCCACGGTGGGCAAGTACTGGAAGATCCACGATGCGATCTTCGAGAACCAGTCGCGGCTCTCGCTCGATCTGCTTCTCAGCCTTGCGTCCAAGTATGAGATCAACACCGATGCTCTTTCTGAAGCGCTGCAAGACGGCAGCTTCCGGGCCCGGGTCAAACACGACTTCATGAGCGGGGTCCACAGCGGGGTCAACGGTACTCCGACATTTTTTATCAATGGTTCCAGATACACCGGCCCGATCAGCTTCGAAGGGCTTTCCGAGGCCATCGAAGCAGCATCACAAGCAGGCAGGCCATGA
- a CDS encoding Crp/Fnr family transcriptional regulator, whose amino-acid sequence MKQEKPKKQTKFSVLRFLSEPGKGRKVDALDIHTVLFAQGDPASSLYYIQKGKVKLTVVSKSGKEAVIAVLGDGNFFGEGCLAAQKQRMSTATCMAASIITRIDKATVVETLQAEASFSELLLSYMLTRTMRIEEDLVDQLFNSSEKRLARALLLLANFGKEGKPETVIPKISQETLAEMIGTTRSRVSFFMNKFRRLGFIEYNGTLQIHSSLLNVVLHD is encoded by the coding sequence ATGAAACAAGAAAAACCGAAGAAACAAACGAAGTTCAGCGTGCTCAGATTCTTGAGTGAACCAGGAAAAGGCCGTAAGGTTGATGCGCTGGACATTCATACCGTTCTCTTTGCTCAAGGCGATCCTGCGAGTTCGCTTTATTACATTCAGAAGGGGAAGGTAAAGCTTACGGTTGTTTCCAAAAGCGGGAAAGAGGCGGTCATTGCCGTTCTTGGAGACGGCAACTTTTTTGGAGAAGGCTGTCTTGCCGCGCAGAAACAACGGATGTCGACAGCAACTTGCATGGCCGCCAGCATCATCACACGCATCGATAAGGCGACGGTGGTCGAGACCTTGCAGGCGGAGGCTTCTTTCTCAGAACTGCTACTCTCCTATATGTTGACGCGCACCATGCGGATTGAAGAAGATCTGGTGGACCAACTGTTCAACTCCAGCGAAAAACGTCTGGCGCGTGCGCTCCTGTTGTTGGCGAACTTCGGAAAGGAAGGCAAGCCGGAAACAGTCATCCCTAAGATCAGTCAGGAGACGCTGGCTGAGATGATCGGAACCACCCGCTCGCGGGTCAGTTTTTTTATGAATAAGTTTCGCCGTCTCGGCTTTATCGAGTACAACGGAACCTTGCAAATCCACAGTTCGTTGCTCAATGTCGTTTTGCACGACTAG
- a CDS encoding xanthine dehydrogenase family protein molybdopterin-binding subunit, with amino-acid sequence MNLSRRSFFQVSSIAGGGILLGLYDAPKAVAQGRGGPAAPPPLAPSAFISIAQNGIVTLMAKAPEMGQGAKNMLPMMIAEELDVDWKSVRIEQADSDEKRYGSQFAGGSSSTPIGWEPLRRVGAAGRQMLVSAAAQSWGVPESECTTASGRVFHKATNKSIGYGEIAGKAATLPLPDQSKLQMKDPKDYKIIGQSTPGWENANIVTGKPMFSIDFTVPGMLCAVLHKCPVFGGKVKSANIDEIKALPGIKHVFVVEGFAPPGPVMQGDPGVAPGVAIVADNWWQAQSARSKLKIEWDEGIAAQQSSAGFAKQAEELFAQPPARTLRNDGEVEKALSSAAKVIESSYVYPFISHAPLEPPGTTAHFKDGKVELWTNSQTPAAGRAIAARTLGITDADITMHMLRAGGGFGRRLTNDYVAEACYISKQVGAPVKVLWSREDDLTQDYYRPGGFQKLKAGLDASGKIVAWQDHFITYGDGERFAPSAAMQPGEFPARFVPNFALQVSTMPLRLRTGALRAPGSNVYAFVIQSFLDELATAAGKDPIAFRMELLNTAPLPLPAGPQAGFDATRMKGVLALAAEKSGWGKRKFPKGTAMGVGFHFSHRGYFAHVAEVSVSEANAVKVKKVWVAGDIGSQIINPRAAESMVQGSVVDGLSELMHQEITLENGRVMQKNYNQHELVRMKNAPLEIEVHWNKSNNPPTGLGEPALPPILPAVCNAIFAATGKRLRTLPLSKSGFSWA; translated from the coding sequence ATGAATCTCAGCCGACGTTCCTTTTTCCAAGTCAGCTCGATTGCCGGTGGCGGCATCCTGCTCGGACTCTACGATGCACCCAAGGCAGTGGCCCAAGGCCGCGGAGGCCCGGCGGCTCCTCCTCCGCTCGCGCCCAGCGCCTTTATCAGCATTGCCCAGAATGGCATTGTCACCCTTATGGCCAAGGCGCCAGAGATGGGCCAGGGTGCCAAAAACATGTTGCCCATGATGATCGCCGAGGAGCTCGACGTCGATTGGAAGTCCGTTCGCATTGAGCAGGCAGACTCCGATGAGAAGCGCTATGGCTCGCAGTTTGCGGGCGGCAGCTCGTCGACACCAATCGGCTGGGAACCGCTGCGCCGCGTTGGCGCCGCAGGCCGCCAGATGCTGGTGAGTGCGGCCGCACAAAGCTGGGGAGTTCCCGAATCGGAGTGCACGACGGCAAGCGGCCGCGTATTCCATAAGGCAACCAATAAATCGATTGGCTATGGCGAGATCGCCGGCAAAGCGGCCACCCTGCCGCTGCCCGATCAAAGCAAGCTGCAGATGAAAGACCCCAAGGATTACAAGATCATTGGGCAGAGCACTCCCGGCTGGGAGAACGCGAATATCGTCACCGGCAAGCCGATGTTCAGCATCGACTTTACGGTTCCCGGCATGCTTTGCGCGGTTCTCCACAAGTGCCCGGTCTTTGGAGGCAAGGTCAAAAGCGCCAATATCGACGAAATCAAAGCGCTCCCCGGCATCAAGCATGTCTTTGTGGTCGAGGGCTTTGCGCCTCCCGGGCCTGTGATGCAGGGGGATCCCGGTGTTGCTCCTGGCGTGGCCATCGTTGCCGACAACTGGTGGCAGGCCCAGTCTGCACGCAGCAAGCTGAAGATCGAATGGGATGAGGGCATTGCCGCGCAACAAAGCAGCGCTGGCTTTGCCAAACAAGCCGAAGAGCTCTTTGCGCAGCCCCCTGCGCGCACCTTGCGCAATGACGGAGAAGTGGAGAAAGCGCTCAGCAGCGCGGCGAAGGTGATTGAATCCTCCTACGTCTACCCCTTCATCTCGCACGCCCCGCTCGAACCTCCAGGGACTACCGCGCACTTCAAGGACGGCAAGGTGGAGCTTTGGACCAATAGCCAAACGCCCGCGGCCGGCCGGGCAATTGCCGCACGGACGCTCGGCATCACGGACGCCGATATCACGATGCACATGCTGCGCGCGGGTGGCGGCTTTGGACGCCGTCTCACCAATGACTACGTAGCCGAAGCCTGCTACATCTCCAAGCAAGTTGGAGCCCCGGTGAAGGTTCTGTGGTCTCGCGAAGACGATCTCACACAGGATTACTATCGCCCCGGCGGCTTCCAGAAGCTCAAGGCAGGCCTCGACGCTTCGGGCAAGATCGTTGCCTGGCAGGACCACTTCATCACCTACGGAGACGGAGAGCGCTTTGCGCCTTCAGCAGCTATGCAGCCCGGCGAGTTCCCTGCCCGCTTTGTTCCAAACTTCGCATTGCAGGTATCCACCATGCCATTGCGATTGAGGACAGGAGCGCTGCGTGCCCCCGGAAGCAATGTGTATGCCTTCGTCATCCAGAGCTTTCTCGATGAACTCGCTACAGCAGCCGGCAAGGACCCGATCGCCTTCCGCATGGAACTGCTGAATACAGCTCCGTTGCCACTGCCGGCCGGACCGCAGGCTGGTTTCGATGCCACTCGCATGAAGGGCGTACTTGCGCTTGCTGCGGAGAAGTCCGGCTGGGGCAAGCGCAAATTCCCGAAAGGCACGGCGATGGGCGTCGGCTTCCACTTTAGCCATCGCGGCTACTTCGCTCATGTGGCCGAAGTGAGCGTCAGCGAAGCAAACGCAGTCAAGGTGAAGAAGGTGTGGGTTGCCGGCGATATCGGCAGCCAGATCATCAATCCTCGCGCCGCAGAGAGCATGGTGCAAGGCTCCGTCGTCGACGGCCTGAGCGAACTGATGCACCAGGAGATCACACTCGAGAACGGTCGCGTCATGCAGAAGAATTACAACCAGCACGAGCTGGTTCGCATGAAGAACGCGCCGCTTGAGATTGAAGTCCACTGGAACAAGTCCAACAATCCCCCCACCGGCTTGGGCGAACCTGCGCTCCCGCCCATCCTCCCTGCTGTTTGCAATGCCATCTTTGCAGCAACAGGAAAGAGGCTCCGGACGCTTCCGCTTTCCAAGAGCGGTTTTAGCTGGGCCTAG
- a CDS encoding PAS domain-containing protein — translation MVDVSRAIASGTSEIPWVDFRAVFDCNPNAVLVLAADLGFTILAVSKAYERLLGLAQTELLGRSLFECSPYRSPNGHSLNEQSVLASLRRVMAHSAEDQVLLDLHDRMPSEEFQKQTWSAVTRPVLGANGEVVYLLHTVQNCTDLGPDSFLVRLDDAIRPLVDAKEITQTVVKLVGEHLQVNRCVYVDIDEDEERFYVIGVYHRDIHRVVRYQMSQFGAGIRERMRQGQPCVVYDSEADPQTAEVLDTYRETGIRAVIAAPVRKAGKLVGTFAVHHRSPRLWRPDEVELVQRVASRCWESIERARVVAELRQQWDTFDLALSQLPDFTYVLDVEGGVRYANRALLAYWQTTLQEVIGRGFFDCYPGPLAERLKQQFQEVVATKKPLRDQVFASSASGTAQEYEYTFVPVIAEDGHVEGVAGSARDITERKRNEERLSFALEAGSGVGTWDWEIAADQVYCDSRFAELFSVDPEKCVGGISVTDFLGGVHPEDRAHVRESIRQILATGQDFAEEYRVLKKDGSVRWIFARGRCRLDHEGKPTRFPGVVVDITERKKTEEALQESGARFRFLAESIPQMVWTANSDGMIDYVSRQGCAYFDAVESALHGVGWLSLVHPDDRAATVERWTRSIATGDAYETEFRLLRGIDGSWRWHLARALPLLGEAGDVLQWFGTCTDIENQKLTESELTRANRELEEFAYVASHDLQEPLRMVSIFTELLLKNGPKDRALDQYAAYVQQGVERMEALIRDLLTFSSTVHSDLTIVDSANLATAFHEAMVVLKNRIEETRAIIETDSLPIILGDTTQMSHVFQNLLSNALKYRRADVPPQIKVRVRERGSEWVVSVEDNGIGFDQQYAERIFGLFKRLHKNEYPGTGLGLAICQRIVERHRGCMWAEGTAGHGATFYFSVPR, via the coding sequence ATGGTGGATGTGTCACGGGCTATAGCCAGCGGGACATCAGAAATACCGTGGGTTGATTTCCGCGCAGTTTTTGATTGCAATCCCAACGCAGTTTTGGTGCTGGCGGCAGACCTTGGCTTCACGATCCTGGCTGTGAGCAAGGCGTATGAGCGGCTCCTGGGCCTTGCGCAAACAGAGCTGCTTGGCCGCAGCCTTTTCGAGTGCTCTCCTTATCGTTCGCCGAATGGTCACAGCCTGAATGAGCAATCGGTCCTTGCTTCCTTACGGCGTGTGATGGCGCACAGCGCGGAAGATCAAGTTCTCCTCGACCTCCACGACCGGATGCCCAGCGAGGAATTCCAAAAGCAGACTTGGAGCGCTGTGACCAGACCGGTGCTCGGCGCGAATGGTGAGGTTGTTTATCTCCTGCACACCGTGCAGAACTGTACTGACCTGGGCCCGGATTCGTTTCTCGTTCGGCTGGATGACGCCATCCGGCCTTTGGTGGATGCGAAAGAAATCACGCAGACCGTCGTGAAGCTTGTGGGCGAGCACCTTCAGGTGAATCGTTGTGTCTATGTGGATATCGATGAGGATGAGGAACGGTTCTACGTCATAGGCGTTTACCATCGGGACATCCATCGGGTTGTGCGCTACCAGATGAGTCAGTTCGGGGCTGGGATTCGAGAGCGAATGCGCCAGGGCCAACCCTGTGTTGTGTATGATTCCGAAGCGGATCCCCAGACTGCGGAGGTGCTGGATACCTATCGGGAGACGGGGATTCGTGCCGTCATTGCCGCGCCCGTTCGCAAGGCAGGCAAATTGGTGGGCACCTTTGCGGTGCACCATCGGTCGCCCAGGTTGTGGCGGCCTGACGAAGTGGAGTTGGTGCAGCGGGTGGCGAGCCGCTGTTGGGAATCGATTGAGCGCGCGCGGGTGGTGGCAGAGTTACGGCAACAGTGGGACACCTTCGATCTGGCTCTCTCGCAGCTTCCTGATTTCACATATGTCCTTGATGTTGAGGGAGGCGTCCGCTATGCAAATCGCGCCTTGCTGGCATATTGGCAGACAACGCTCCAAGAGGTGATTGGGAGGGGGTTCTTCGATTGTTATCCCGGGCCTCTCGCAGAGCGGCTGAAGCAACAGTTCCAAGAAGTGGTGGCAACGAAGAAGCCGCTACGCGATCAGGTGTTTGCGAGCAGTGCGAGCGGTACAGCGCAGGAGTATGAGTACACCTTTGTTCCGGTGATTGCGGAAGACGGGCACGTGGAAGGCGTTGCAGGCTCCGCGCGGGATATCACTGAAAGAAAGAGAAATGAGGAGCGGCTCAGCTTTGCGCTCGAAGCGGGCAGTGGCGTAGGGACCTGGGACTGGGAGATCGCCGCTGATCAGGTGTACTGCGATTCGAGATTTGCAGAGTTGTTCTCGGTGGATCCGGAGAAGTGCGTCGGCGGGATCTCTGTTACTGACTTCCTGGGTGGCGTTCATCCAGAAGACCGCGCGCACGTACGGGAATCGATTCGCCAGATCCTGGCGACGGGGCAGGATTTTGCGGAAGAGTACCGGGTGCTGAAGAAGGATGGTTCGGTCCGGTGGATCTTTGCGCGAGGCCGTTGCCGCCTCGATCATGAGGGCAAGCCGACTCGCTTTCCAGGAGTTGTGGTTGACATCACCGAGCGCAAGAAAACGGAGGAGGCGCTGCAGGAGAGTGGCGCACGCTTCCGCTTTCTGGCCGAGTCGATTCCACAGATGGTTTGGACTGCGAACTCGGATGGAATGATCGACTACGTGAGCCGCCAGGGATGCGCCTATTTTGATGCGGTGGAATCTGCGTTGCATGGCGTTGGCTGGCTCAGCCTGGTGCATCCGGACGACCGGGCTGCGACCGTCGAGCGATGGACGAGGTCGATTGCGACCGGGGACGCGTATGAGACGGAGTTCCGGCTACTCCGCGGAATCGATGGAAGTTGGCGCTGGCATCTGGCGCGTGCGCTGCCGTTGCTCGGAGAGGCGGGAGATGTCTTGCAGTGGTTTGGAACCTGCACTGATATCGAGAATCAGAAGTTGACGGAGTCGGAACTCACACGTGCCAACCGGGAGCTGGAAGAGTTTGCCTATGTGGCGAGTCACGATCTGCAGGAGCCGCTCAGGATGGTGAGTATCTTCACCGAACTGCTGCTGAAGAACGGACCGAAAGATAGAGCCTTGGATCAATATGCTGCTTATGTCCAGCAGGGTGTGGAACGGATGGAGGCCTTAATTCGCGATCTGCTCACGTTCTCAAGCACAGTCCATAGCGACTTGACGATTGTGGATTCGGCGAATCTGGCCACGGCCTTTCACGAGGCGATGGTTGTATTGAAGAATCGCATCGAGGAGACCCGGGCCATCATCGAGACCGATTCGTTGCCCATTATTCTTGGCGACACGACCCAGATGTCGCATGTATTCCAGAACCTGCTCTCGAATGCGCTGAAGTACAGGCGGGCTGATGTGCCACCGCAGATCAAGGTGCGGGTTCGGGAACGTGGGAGTGAATGGGTGGTGTCGGTGGAGGATAACGGAATTGGCTTCGATCAACAATATGCTGAGCGGATCTTCGGATTATTCAAGCGGCTGCACAAGAATGAATATCCGGGTACGGGATTGGGCTTAGCAATCTGCCAACGGATTGTGGAACGGCATCGGGGATGTATGTGGGCGGAAGGAACGGCGGGACACGGAGCGACGTTCTACTTTTCGGTTCCGCGTTGA
- a CDS encoding redoxin domain-containing protein gives MSHSTILGVGTKAPDFTLHATPDQSISLSDLKGRPVVLAFYPADWSAVCSDQMALYNEILPEFEKHHAELLGISVDGVWCHSAFAKSRQLHFPLLADFEPKGAVAKLYGAYRPEGVAERALFVIDKDGIIRWSYCSPVAVNPGADGILTALEALEQ, from the coding sequence ATGAGTCATTCCACGATTCTCGGTGTCGGCACCAAGGCTCCCGACTTTACCCTCCACGCGACACCGGATCAGAGCATTTCCCTTTCCGATCTCAAAGGGCGTCCCGTCGTCCTGGCCTTCTATCCAGCCGACTGGAGTGCAGTCTGTTCTGATCAAATGGCCCTCTATAACGAAATCCTCCCTGAGTTTGAGAAGCATCACGCGGAACTCCTCGGCATCTCTGTCGATGGGGTATGGTGCCATTCGGCCTTCGCCAAGTCGCGGCAACTGCATTTTCCGCTCCTGGCGGATTTTGAACCGAAGGGAGCAGTGGCAAAGCTCTACGGCGCCTATCGTCCGGAAGGGGTCGCCGAGCGGGCGCTCTTTGTCATTGACAAGGACGGAATCATTCGCTGGAGCTACTGCTCCCCGGTGGCCGTCAATCCTGGCGCAGATGGCATTCTCACAGCGCTGGAAGCCTTGGAGCAATAG
- a CDS encoding ATP-binding protein produces the protein MPSFRALVENCSDVITLVTTTGEILYSSASTAKVLGYSPEELVGRNAFDLIHSEDREPLRKVLGDSLANPPGSHQLEARVHQKAGKWCWAETTLSNLLAEPKVAAVVINFREIGARREARVQKQNQSDDLARSNSDLEDFAYAVAHDLQEPLRSISMFTELLMQGSTLDSYSKMRAKFIVDGVARMIALLEGLHAFALRGFDGVPRPMHLDSVLAEVLENLAYAISTSNATITIDAMPRVQGNERQLLRVFQNLISNAIKYRSTAPVRIHISAQRQQTDWIIRIQDNGIGIAPEHHEQIFSLLKRLHGEETAGAGIGLAICKKIIEALGGTIWVESEFGKGSSFCFTIAAESEHKECTLPSGNG, from the coding sequence GTGCCATCTTTTAGGGCATTGGTTGAGAACTGTTCCGACGTGATCACGCTTGTCACCACGACCGGTGAGATCCTCTATTCGTCTGCCTCCACGGCCAAGGTGCTCGGCTATTCTCCTGAAGAACTCGTCGGAAGAAATGCATTCGATCTCATTCATTCTGAAGATCGGGAGCCACTCCGCAAGGTACTGGGCGATTCGCTTGCGAATCCTCCAGGTTCCCACCAGCTAGAAGCACGTGTACACCAGAAGGCCGGGAAATGGTGCTGGGCAGAAACGACGCTCTCCAACCTGCTGGCAGAACCCAAAGTTGCAGCGGTCGTCATCAACTTTCGAGAAATTGGCGCCCGGCGTGAGGCACGGGTGCAGAAACAGAACCAGAGTGACGATCTGGCGCGCTCGAATTCTGATCTCGAAGACTTTGCCTATGCCGTCGCCCATGACTTGCAGGAACCACTGCGATCGATCTCCATGTTCACCGAGTTACTCATGCAGGGATCGACATTAGACAGCTACAGTAAGATGCGCGCGAAATTTATCGTGGATGGGGTAGCACGCATGATTGCCTTACTCGAAGGACTGCACGCTTTTGCCCTCAGGGGCTTTGATGGAGTCCCCCGTCCGATGCATCTCGATTCTGTCCTTGCCGAAGTTCTCGAGAATCTGGCCTACGCCATCTCTACCAGCAACGCGACGATCACAATAGATGCCATGCCGCGGGTACAGGGAAACGAACGGCAGTTGCTGCGAGTCTTCCAGAATCTGATCAGCAATGCGATCAAATACCGGAGCACGGCTCCAGTCAGAATTCATATTTCGGCTCAGCGGCAGCAAACGGACTGGATCATCCGGATCCAGGACAACGGGATCGGAATCGCACCGGAGCACCATGAACAAATCTTCTCTCTCCTCAAACGCCTCCATGGAGAAGAGACCGCAGGCGCCGGGATTGGACTTGCCATTTGCAAGAAGATCATCGAAGCGTTGGGAGGCACGATCTGGGTGGAGTCTGAGTTCGGAAAGGGCTCAAGCTTCTGCTTCACAATCGCGGCAGAGAGTGAGCATAAGGAGTGCACTCTCCCATCGGGCAACGGGTAG